From a single Microbacterium terrisoli genomic region:
- a CDS encoding LacI family DNA-binding transcriptional regulator, producing MATIYEVAKLAGVSPATVSRVFNGMGVSAEKVTAVRDAARQLKFSPNRTARSLRRQESEVIALVIPDIENPYFTELARGVEDVAQKAGYSVVLCNTDAQTEKEARYLQIAIAEHMAGVILAAAADHTNLDDIIATGRPVVAVDRGTGYDIDGVVMANRTAGQAATESLLQAGYRRIAFIAGPAHIETAQERAQGWRAVLAREGLDGDADELLRFSTFQVDGGREAMEELLRLPAPPDAVVAGNNLIGVGAIQVLTEHGLTPPELGVAVVGSLPFTTLSPSLVTIVRLPARHMGVTAATLLLERIGGDHQPARTVVLRNEVQPATVARAI from the coding sequence ATGGCCACGATCTACGAGGTCGCGAAACTCGCCGGCGTCTCGCCCGCGACGGTCTCTCGGGTGTTCAACGGCATGGGGGTTTCCGCCGAGAAGGTCACTGCCGTGCGCGATGCCGCGCGGCAGCTGAAGTTCAGTCCGAATCGCACGGCGCGGTCGTTACGCCGACAGGAGTCCGAGGTCATCGCGCTGGTGATCCCCGACATCGAGAACCCGTATTTCACCGAGCTCGCTCGAGGTGTCGAGGACGTCGCGCAGAAGGCCGGCTACTCCGTCGTGCTGTGCAACACGGACGCACAGACAGAGAAAGAAGCGCGATATCTGCAGATCGCCATCGCCGAACACATGGCCGGGGTGATCCTCGCCGCAGCCGCCGATCACACGAACCTCGACGACATCATCGCGACCGGGCGGCCTGTCGTCGCGGTCGACCGCGGCACCGGATACGACATCGACGGTGTCGTCATGGCCAACCGGACGGCCGGCCAGGCTGCGACCGAGAGTCTGCTGCAGGCGGGCTATCGCCGCATCGCCTTCATCGCCGGTCCTGCGCACATCGAGACGGCGCAGGAGCGCGCGCAGGGGTGGCGGGCGGTGCTCGCTCGCGAAGGGCTCGACGGCGACGCCGACGAGCTGCTGCGCTTCTCGACGTTCCAGGTGGACGGCGGACGTGAGGCGATGGAAGAACTGCTGCGACTGCCCGCGCCGCCCGACGCCGTCGTGGCCGGCAACAACCTCATCGGCGTGGGAGCGATCCAGGTGCTCACTGAGCACGGCCTCACCCCGCCCGAACTGGGTGTGGCAGTGGTCGGCTCGCTGCCGTTCACGACGCTGTCACCGAGCCTGGTCACGATCGTCCGCCTGCCGGCGCGGCACATGGGCGTGACCGCCGCCACGCTGTTGCTCGAGCGGATCGGCGGCGACCACCAGCCGGCGCGCACCGTCGTCTTGCGCAACGAGGTCCAGCCGGCAACCGTCGCACGCGCGATCTGA